CGGCAATGGAGCAGGCGGCGGATGCCGCGGTGGCGCCGCAGATCAATCCAGTCGAATTGAAACGTGAGAATGATGATTTGCGCGTGCAGGTGGAGCGTCTGCGCATCGTCCAGCAGAAGTTCAATCAAAGTCTCGAGGAAAATGCGAAGTTGCGGCAGCTTATTGGATTCAAGCAGTCGGCCCCCTTCAAGATGACAGCAGCCAAGGTGATCCGCCGCAGTTCCAGCACCTGGTGGAACAGCTTGATCATCGACAAAGGCTCGCTGGATGGCATCGGCACCGACAGTCCAGTGATCACATCCGTCGGCCTGGTGGGGAAGACTTCCACACTGGCCCCGCATCTGACGAAGGTGATTTTGCTGACGGATGAAATGTGCCGCGTTTCGGCCAAAATCGAAGGCACGCTGGAGCAGGGCATTCTGGCGGGTGAACGTGCGGCGCTGGAGGTGCGCCCCGAGCTGCACCTGCGCTTCCTTAGCCGCAACGCGAACATTAATGCGGGCGCGAGCGTGTATTCCTCCGGCGAAGGCGGCGTGTTTCCTGAGAATCTGCTGCTGGGCCGCGTGAAGCGTTTTGAGAACCGGGAAATATCTGGAGAGGCCATCGTCGAACCCGCCGTTGATTTCTCCACCCTGGATCATGTTTTTGTGATTGAAATGCAGGCCGTCGAGCCCGCGCCGGAACCTCCGCCGCCGCCGGCCAACACCAAGCCCTGAGCCGCCATGCTGTTTCACCCGATCTCCATCATTTTGCTGCTGCTCACCTTCATGGTGCAGGAGTTCATTCCTGGGCTGGAGATCGCTCAGTTCGCCACGCTGTTTCTGCCGGCGGTGTTTTTCTTCAGCGCCTCCGTGGCCGCGCCGTTTTCGATGATGCTGGTTCTTGCGTTCATCACCGGCTTCATCTGGGACGCGCGCCATCTGCCGGGCGTGGTTGAGGGCTTGTCGGGCGCGGAGGATGTCTTTGGCACGGGCGCGGACGTGGAGCTGGGAGCCGGCAGTCATCCGCTGCCGTTTGGTCTCTCCATCGTCCTATTTGCCATGCTCGGCACGTTGATGCAGGGCATCCGCCCGTTGTTCAAGCGCGGACGCCTGGAACTGCCCGTGCTCATGGTCGGCGTGGCCACCTTCCTGTGGCTGCTTTCGCAATATCTCATCATCACGTTCCTGCGTGGCTCCCTGCAGTTTCCAGGCGGTGTGTGGTCAAAGATGATCACTGACACCCTGCTTGCGATGCTTGCCGCGCCGCTCATCTTTCTGCTGCTCTATTCACTGGCCCGCCTGTCGAGCTATGAAATCAAATACGAAGGCCTGAGGTACCGCTTCGATGGTCGTTAAATACCACTTCCGTCTCTATCTGTTCACCCTCGCCATGCTGTGCGGGTTTGGACTGCTTGTGTTCCGGTTGTGGTCGTTGCAGATCGACCGCCGGGAGGAGTTTGCGAAGATGATCCCCGGGGCGAAAAAAGAGCGCGCTCGTATTCCCGGCCCCCGGGGGGAGATCAAAGATCGCAACGGCGTCGTTCTGGCCACGAACAAGGCCAGCTTCGAGGTGCGCATCAACCTCGCGGAAGTCGTCACAGAGTACAAGCGTGTCGCCAAAGTGCTCAAGACATCCATTCCGGAAATCACCTTCGATATTGTCGAAAGAGGCATCAGGCGGCAGAAGCCCGAACTCGACATCTACAAGATCTTTGAGGAGACGATCACCGCCCGCATGCGCGAGATGGGTGTTCACAAAGACTACTCCGTGGATTCGCTGCGGGTGCATTACCGCAGTTTTGGTGGTGCGGTGCCGTGGGTGTATCGCGACGACCTCACCTTCACCGAGTTCAGCCGCATTGCCGAGCATAATCTCGGACTGCCCGGCGTCACCGTCGCCGAGCGTGCTTCACGTGTGTATCCGCTCAAATCGCTCGCCTGTCACATCCTCGGTTACGTGCGCCTGCCGGATGATCAACGTGCCTCCGCCGAGGATCGCAAAGGCTGGGACTATTATGTGCCGGATGATTTTGGCGGCGCGGGGGTGGAGAAGAGTTTCGACAACTATCTGCGCGGCAAGCCTGGTGTTCGCATCATGCAGCGCGACCAGCGTGGCAGGCCCGTCGGTGAGGTTTACGAGGAGTATCAAGAACCACGCAAAGGCAGTGATGTTTACCTCACGATTG
Above is a genomic segment from Prosthecobacter sp. containing:
- the mreC gene encoding rod shape-determining protein MreC; this encodes MKKLNILALLIFVAGLVSVFTFDTATTRQIQARVMSLLSPFIHSSAAMEQAADAAVAPQINPVELKRENDDLRVQVERLRIVQQKFNQSLEENAKLRQLIGFKQSAPFKMTAAKVIRRSSSTWWNSLIIDKGSLDGIGTDSPVITSVGLVGKTSTLAPHLTKVILLTDEMCRVSAKIEGTLEQGILAGERAALEVRPELHLRFLSRNANINAGASVYSSGEGGVFPENLLLGRVKRFENREISGEAIVEPAVDFSTLDHVFVIEMQAVEPAPEPPPPPANTKP